The Humulus lupulus chromosome 3, drHumLupu1.1, whole genome shotgun sequence genome window below encodes:
- the LOC133825042 gene encoding uncharacterized protein LOC133825042 has protein sequence MPNGTSPYWLEYAKASRLPFEVEHKAQWAIKKLNLDPVASKALRLAQLNELDEFCHDSYENATIYKEKTKKWHDYNIANQNFQVGHKVLLFNSCLKLFPGKLKSRWPGPFIVTKLFPYGAFEIEQGNSLVFKVNGQHLKHYYGGGIEKNLNIRLVDSQS, from the coding sequence ATGCCAAATGGTACGTCTCCTTACTGGCTTGAATATGCTAAAGCTTCTCGCTTGCCGTTTGAAGTTGAGCATAAGGCGCAATGGGCCATAAAGAAGCTGAATTTGGATCCGGTAGCTTCGAAAGCATTAAGGTTAGCTCAACTGAATGAGCTAGATGAATTCTGTCATGATTCCTACGAGAATGCAACAATCTACAAGGAGAAGACAAAGAAATGGCATGACTACAATATTGCCAATCAAAATTTTCAGGTGGGCCATAAGGTACTATTATTTAATTCATGTCTCAAGTTGTTTCCGGGAAAATTGAAGTCTCGATGGCCAGGGCCATTTATTGTTACAAAATTATTTCCTTACGGGGCTTTTGAGATTGAACAAGGTAATTCTTTGGTGTTCAAAGTCAATGGACAACACTTGAAGCATTACTATGGTGGTGGAATTGAAAAGAATCTGAATATTAGACTGGTGGACAGTCAAAGTTGA